From a single Methylosinus sp. H3A genomic region:
- a CDS encoding ABC transporter ATP-binding protein — translation MLRCEGLRKSYNGRPVLREIGFQLSTGAWALQGPNGCGKSTLLRLLAGAEEPDAGDIRIAGVGMREAPLRARQRLSYAPDESPIYPFLTGSDLLEFVSMAKKRPLDAYVVGLIDEFGLRPFMGVRFSHLSLGSQKKLVLCAAWIGEPDVLLLDEPSNGLDLDSRDLLAELICRCSREKTILFASHDADFVAAAEANVLAMEDLSLGAESRNSN, via the coding sequence ATGTTGAGATGCGAAGGGTTGCGCAAATCCTACAACGGGCGGCCGGTCCTGCGAGAAATCGGCTTTCAGCTCTCGACTGGAGCCTGGGCGCTGCAAGGTCCGAACGGCTGCGGGAAATCCACATTGTTGCGCCTGCTCGCCGGAGCGGAGGAGCCGGACGCCGGCGACATCCGCATCGCCGGCGTCGGAATGCGCGAAGCGCCGCTGCGGGCGCGCCAGCGCCTTTCCTACGCGCCGGACGAGAGCCCGATCTATCCATTCCTGACAGGCTCAGACCTGCTCGAATTCGTTTCCATGGCGAAAAAGCGCCCGCTCGACGCATATGTCGTCGGATTGATCGATGAGTTCGGGCTGCGCCCCTTCATGGGCGTCCGCTTTTCCCACCTGTCTCTGGGATCGCAAAAGAAGTTAGTTCTGTGTGCGGCCTGGATTGGAGAACCAGACGTCCTTTTGCTCGACGAGCCGAGCAACGGCCTCGATCTCGACTCGCGGGACCTTCTCGCGGAGCTTATTTGTCGATGCTCCCGAGAGAAGACGATCCTCTTCGCCTCACACGACGCGGACTTTGTCGCCGCAGCCGAAGCGAATGTCCTGGCGATGGAGGATTTGTCGCTTGGGGCCGAAAGCAGAAATTCAAACTGA
- a CDS encoding helix-turn-helix domain-containing protein, which translates to MEMRETLARNLRKYRRAQRLSQEELGHRAELDRTYISSIERCVYSATVDVVGRLADALGIPALELLRPASEIAVTKSSATSAEGASTKAQVKKGAKPARKSERPAQRAARRKPGP; encoded by the coding sequence ATGGAAATGCGAGAGACGCTGGCGCGCAATCTGAGGAAATATCGACGGGCGCAACGCCTGTCGCAGGAGGAACTCGGCCATCGGGCGGAGCTCGACCGCACCTATATCAGCTCGATCGAACGCTGCGTCTATTCAGCGACGGTCGACGTCGTCGGCCGCCTCGCCGACGCTCTCGGAATCCCGGCGCTCGAGCTTTTGAGGCCTGCGAGCGAAATCGCGGTAACGAAATCGTCCGCGACATCGGCCGAAGGCGCCAGCACGAAAGCGCAAGTCAAGAAAGGCGCAAAGCCAGCTCGCAAAAGCGAGAGGCCGGCGCAAAGGGCAGCTCGAAGGAAGCCGGGTCCATAG
- a CDS encoding FitA-like ribbon-helix-helix domain-containing protein: MASITIRNLDDDLKRRLRMRAAEHGRSMEEEAREILRRAIGSVIAPKNLGQAIHARFAAIGGVELELPARGPMREPPSFS; the protein is encoded by the coding sequence GTGGCAAGCATCACAATCCGCAATCTGGACGACGATTTGAAGCGCCGCTTACGCATGCGTGCGGCTGAACATGGCCGCTCCATGGAAGAAGAAGCACGGGAAATCCTGCGCCGCGCGATCGGCAGCGTCATCGCGCCGAAGAATCTCGGCCAGGCTATTCACGCCCGCTTCGCCGCTATCGGCGGCGTGGAGTTGGAGCTTCCCGCGCGCGGCCCGATGCGCGAACCGCCATCGTTCTCATGA
- a CDS encoding IS256 family transposase, whose amino-acid sequence MAIKKGTLDQLLSGRDPKEVFSKDGLFDELKKALAERVLNAEMDDHLESEAAAGKANHRNGYSKKTVLTETSKIDIRVPRDREGSFDPKLIARYQRRFPGFDEKIVSMYARGMTVREIQGHLLELYGLEVSPDLISTVTDAVLETVAEWQNRPLEAMYPLVFFDALRVKIRDEGLVRNKAVYVALGVTPDGTKDILGLWIETSEGAKFWLRVMNELKNRGVGDILIAVVDGLKGFPEAINAVFPQTTVQTCIVHLIRNSMEFASYKDRKAIAAALKTIYRAPTAEAAKEALEAFDGGHWGKKYPSIAQGWRRNWEQVIPFFAFPIAVRRIIYTTNAIESLNAKLRRAVRTRGHFPTDDAAMKLLYLVLRQVAGEWKMAPREWCEAKNQFAIMFDDRFVAA is encoded by the coding sequence ATGGCGATCAAGAAGGGCACATTGGACCAATTGCTGTCGGGACGCGATCCGAAGGAGGTTTTTTCCAAGGATGGCTTGTTCGATGAGCTGAAGAAGGCGCTGGCGGAACGGGTTCTGAACGCGGAGATGGACGACCATCTCGAGAGCGAAGCGGCGGCGGGCAAGGCGAACCACCGCAACGGCTATTCGAAGAAGACCGTGCTGACCGAGACGTCGAAGATCGACATCAGGGTCCCGCGGGACCGGGAGGGGAGCTTCGATCCCAAGCTGATCGCGCGCTATCAGCGCCGCTTTCCCGGCTTCGACGAGAAAATCGTGTCGATGTATGCGCGCGGCATGACGGTGCGCGAGATCCAGGGCCATTTGCTCGAGCTCTACGGCCTGGAAGTCTCGCCCGATCTGATCTCGACAGTCACCGACGCCGTGCTGGAGACCGTCGCCGAATGGCAGAACCGGCCGCTCGAGGCGATGTATCCCTTGGTTTTCTTCGACGCGCTGCGCGTCAAAATCCGCGACGAAGGCCTGGTCCGCAACAAGGCCGTCTATGTGGCGCTCGGCGTCACGCCGGACGGAACGAAGGACATTCTGGGGCTTTGGATCGAGACCTCGGAGGGCGCCAAATTCTGGCTTCGGGTGATGAACGAGCTGAAGAACCGCGGCGTCGGCGACATACTGATCGCCGTGGTCGACGGCCTGAAGGGCTTTCCGGAGGCGATCAATGCGGTGTTTCCGCAGACGACCGTGCAGACCTGCATCGTGCATCTCATTCGAAACTCGATGGAATTCGCCTCATACAAGGACCGCAAGGCGATCGCCGCCGCGCTGAAGACGATCTATCGCGCCCCGACCGCCGAGGCGGCCAAAGAGGCGTTGGAGGCCTTCGACGGCGGCCATTGGGGCAAGAAATATCCGTCGATCGCGCAGGGCTGGCGGCGCAATTGGGAGCAGGTCATCCCGTTTTTCGCCTTTCCGATCGCGGTACGGCGGATCATCTACACGACGAACGCCATAGAATCCTTGAACGCGAAGCTGCGGCGCGCCGTGCGGACGAGAGGGCATTTTCCGACTGACGATGCGGCGATGAAGCTCCTCTATCTCGTCTTGCGCCAAGTCGCCGGGGAGTGGAAAATGGCGCCGCGCGAATGGTGCGAGGCGAAAAATCAATTCGCCATCATGTTCGACGATCGCTTCGTCGCGGCGTGA
- a CDS encoding CsbD family protein, producing the protein MDKESIKGAGQKIKGKIEEVAGKVLGDKELELQGKADQLGGAVRSAVGEAKDTIKDAIKDAKKI; encoded by the coding sequence ATGGACAAGGAAAGCATCAAGGGCGCGGGACAGAAGATAAAGGGCAAGATCGAAGAAGTCGCGGGGAAGGTTCTCGGCGACAAGGAACTCGAGCTGCAAGGCAAAGCCGATCAGCTCGGAGGCGCAGTTCGCAGCGCGGTCGGAGAGGCGAAGGACACAATAAAGGACGCGATCAAGGACGCCAAAAAAATCTAA
- a CDS encoding DUF3096 domain-containing protein → MNISIEHLQPIVSLLAGVLILIIPRLLNYIVAIFLIVSGILGLGWIK, encoded by the coding sequence ATGAACATCAGCATCGAGCACCTCCAGCCGATCGTCTCGCTGCTCGCCGGCGTTCTCATTCTGATCATCCCTCGGCTCCTCAACTACATCGTCGCGATCTTTCTGATCGTATCGGGAATTCTGGGCCTCGGGTGGATCAAATGA
- a CDS encoding DUF3309 family protein, with the protein MSIGLILVILLIIFLFGGFSGRFGGYGYGYGHGGVGVIGIILIIVVVLLLTGQL; encoded by the coding sequence ATGTCGATCGGGCTCATACTCGTCATTCTCCTTATCATCTTTTTGTTCGGCGGCTTCAGCGGCCGTTTCGGCGGCTATGGCTATGGCTACGGTCACGGCGGCGTCGGCGTGATCGGCATAATTCTGATCATCGTCGTCGTGTTGCTTCTGACAGGACAGCTTTGA
- a CDS encoding VIT family protein: MSRLRLHAEKHLVDRIGWLRAAVLGANDGIVSTASLIVGVAAAAATRNDVLIAGVAGLVAGAMSMAAGEYVSVSSQSDTERADLKRERKELSDNVAFELDELADVYVTRGVDRELALRVAEQMMAKDALTAHARDELSISEITTARPVQAALTSAATFSLGAAMPLLMVVVAPIGTLVPIVSVASLAFLALLGAIGARAGGADVLRATTRVTFWGALAMALTAGIGKVFGTVV, from the coding sequence ATGAGTCGTCTTCGCCTGCACGCCGAGAAGCACCTCGTCGATCGCATCGGTTGGCTGAGAGCAGCAGTGCTCGGGGCCAATGATGGGATTGTCTCGACCGCGAGCCTGATCGTCGGCGTAGCCGCGGCGGCCGCGACGCGAAACGATGTTTTGATCGCGGGCGTCGCTGGACTGGTGGCTGGAGCCATGTCGATGGCCGCTGGCGAATATGTGTCCGTCAGCTCGCAATCCGACACCGAGCGAGCGGATCTCAAGCGTGAACGTAAAGAGCTGAGCGATAACGTCGCGTTCGAACTCGATGAGCTCGCCGACGTCTATGTCACACGCGGTGTCGATCGAGAGCTTGCGCTTCGAGTCGCCGAGCAAATGATGGCGAAAGACGCCCTGACTGCCCACGCGCGCGATGAGCTCAGCATTTCAGAGATCACCACCGCCCGTCCGGTGCAAGCGGCGCTGACATCCGCAGCTACGTTTTCGCTAGGCGCCGCCATGCCCTTGCTCATGGTCGTCGTGGCGCCCATCGGCACGCTTGTCCCCATCGTGTCCGTCGCGTCCTTGGCCTTCCTCGCGCTTTTAGGCGCCATCGGGGCAAGAGCAGGCGGCGCCGATGTTCTGCGCGCGACGACTCGAGTGACATTCTGGGGCGCGTTGGCGATGGCCCTCACCGCCGGCATCGGGAAAGTTTTCGGCACGGTCGTTTGA
- a CDS encoding IS256 family transposase, whose amino-acid sequence MAIKKGTLDQLLSGRDPKEVFSKDGLFDELKKALAERVLNAEMDDHLESEAAAGKANHRNGYSKKTVLTETSKIDIRVPRDREGSFDPKLIARYQRRFPGFDEKIVSMYARGMTVREIQGHLLELYGLEVSPDLISTVTDAVLETVAEWQNRPLEAMYPLVFFDALRVKIRDEGLVRNKAVYVALGVTPDGTKDILGLWIETSEGAKFWLRVMNELKNRGVGDILIAVVDGLKGFPEAINAVFPQTTVQTCIVHLIRNSMEFASYKDRKAIAAALKTIYRAPTAEAAKEALEAFDGGHWGKKYPSIAQGWRRNWEQVIPFFAFPIAVRRIIYTTNAIESLNAKLRRAVRTRGHFPTDDAAMKLLYLVLRQVAGEWKMAPREWCEAKNQFAIMFDDRFVAA is encoded by the coding sequence ATGGCGATCAAGAAGGGCACATTGGACCAATTGCTGTCGGGACGCGATCCGAAGGAGGTTTTTTCCAAGGATGGCTTGTTCGATGAGCTGAAGAAGGCGCTGGCGGAACGGGTTCTGAACGCGGAGATGGACGACCATCTCGAGAGCGAAGCGGCGGCGGGCAAGGCGAACCACCGCAACGGCTATTCGAAGAAGACCGTGCTGACCGAGACGTCGAAGATCGACATCAGGGTCCCGCGGGACCGGGAGGGGAGCTTCGATCCCAAGCTGATCGCGCGCTATCAGCGCCGCTTTCCCGGCTTCGACGAGAAAATCGTGTCGATGTATGCGCGCGGCATGACGGTGCGCGAGATCCAGGGCCATTTGCTCGAGCTCTACGGCCTGGAAGTCTCGCCCGATCTGATCTCGACAGTCACCGACGCCGTGCTGGAGACCGTCGCCGAATGGCAGAACCGGCCGCTCGAGGCGATGTATCCCTTGGTTTTCTTCGACGCGCTGCGCGTCAAAATCCGCGACGAAGGCCTGGTCCGCAACAAGGCCGTCTATGTGGCGCTCGGCGTCACGCCGGACGGAACGAAGGACATTCTGGGGCTTTGGATCGAGACCTCGGAGGGCGCCAAATTCTGGCTTCGGGTGATGAACGAGCTGAAGAACCGCGGCGTCGGCGACATACTGATCGCCGTGGTCGACGGCCTGAAGGGCTTTCCGGAGGCGATCAATGCGGTGTTTCCGCAGACGACCGTGCAGACCTGCATCGTGCATCTCATTCGAAACTCGATGGAATTCGCCTCATACAAGGACCGCAAGGCGATCGCCGCCGCGCTGAAGACGATCTATCGCGCCCCGACCGCCGAGGCGGCCAAAGAGGCGTTGGAGGCCTTCGACGGCGGCCATTGGGGCAAGAAATATCCGTCGATCGCGCAGGGCTGGCGACGCAATTGGGAGCAGGTCATCCCGTTTTTCGCCTTTCCGATCGCGGTACGGCGGATCATCTACACGACGAACGCCATAGAATCCTTGAACGCGAAGCTGCGGCGCGCCGTGCGGACGAGAGGGCATTTTCCGACTGACGATGCGGCGATGAAGCTCCTCTATCTCGTCTTGCGCCAAGTCGCCGGGGAGTGGAAAATGGCGCCGCGCGAATGGTGCGAGGCGAAAAATCAATTCGCCATCATGTTCGACGATCGCTTCGTCGCGGCGTGA
- a CDS encoding methyltransferase domain-containing protein, translated as MLQRLVNDRSFERVIGLDASTRALERARERLKLDRAGGPSMERGSLLHGALTYRDARWADADAVALVEVIEHLDADRLPTLVEIVFGVAHPKIVCGLKYSD; from the coding sequence CTGCTGCAACGGCTGGTCAACGACCGCAGCTTCGAGCGTGTGATCGGTCTTGACGCCTCCACCCGCGCGTTGGAGCGCGCCAGGGAGCGCCTGAAGCTCGATCGCGCCGGAGGCCCTTCGATGGAGCGCGGGAGTCTGCTGCATGGCGCGCTCACCTATCGCGATGCGCGCTGGGCCGATGCCGACGCCGTCGCCCTCGTAGAGGTGATCGAGCATTTGGACGCCGACCGTCTGCCGACGTTGGTCGAGATCGTCTTCGGCGTAGCGCATCCGAAGATCGTGTGCGGATTGAAGTATTCCGACTAA